The Deltaproteobacteria bacterium genome includes a region encoding these proteins:
- a CDS encoding CoA transferase: protein MHPLDGIRVTDFTTMINGPYAAMLLADMGADVIKVEPPDGDSWRSVGGGFLACNRGKRSLSLDLKKEQGRQIIYKLITTSNLVVENARWGVWHKLGLDYDSLIKIKPDLIYVSALGHGSTGPYSAWPGYDPLLQARSGQMVGQGGMGKPPVYHQIAINDLACPMLAAYGAVLALLVRARTGKGQRVETSLTNASIALQSGKFMDYAGMKHKDKGDSNLLGENALLRHYQTRDGRWIFVLCQSERQWQSLCQVLELERLGSDPRFESLKKRKENDEALVKIFTIAFRGRPAADWITVLKQAQVPAALGQTAEELIHDRHCEENDLFDEQEYTEIGLVRQPGVGPQFSDMSGIIRRPAPRLGQHTEEVLTELGYTERQIAEFKDNKIVFTWEQD, encoded by the coding sequence ATGCATCCCCTGGATGGGATCCGGGTAACCGACTTCACCACCATGATAAACGGCCCTTACGCCGCCATGCTCCTGGCTGATATGGGCGCGGACGTGATCAAGGTCGAACCGCCTGACGGTGATTCCTGGCGCAGCGTCGGCGGAGGCTTCCTGGCGTGTAATCGCGGCAAGAGGTCTCTCTCCCTTGACCTCAAAAAGGAACAAGGCAGACAGATAATATATAAGCTCATCACCACATCCAACCTAGTCGTGGAAAACGCGCGCTGGGGCGTGTGGCATAAACTCGGTCTGGACTACGATTCCCTGATCAAAATCAAGCCGGACCTTATATACGTATCAGCTCTGGGACACGGTTCTACAGGGCCTTACAGCGCCTGGCCTGGCTATGACCCTCTCCTTCAGGCCCGCAGCGGCCAGATGGTCGGCCAAGGCGGCATGGGGAAACCTCCGGTTTATCACCAGATCGCCATAAACGATCTGGCCTGCCCCATGCTGGCCGCCTACGGGGCCGTCCTGGCTCTCCTGGTCCGCGCCAGGACGGGCAAGGGACAAAGGGTCGAGACGTCCCTGACCAACGCCTCGATCGCTCTTCAGTCAGGCAAGTTCATGGATTATGCCGGCATGAAGCATAAGGATAAGGGAGATTCAAACCTCCTGGGCGAAAACGCCCTCCTTCGTCACTACCAGACCAGGGACGGCCGGTGGATTTTTGTGTTATGCCAGAGTGAGAGGCAGTGGCAGAGCCTGTGTCAGGTTCTGGAGCTGGAGAGGCTCGGCTCTGATCCCAGATTCGAAAGCCTTAAGAAGCGAAAAGAAAATGACGAGGCCCTGGTGAAAATTTTTACCATCGCCTTTCGCGGCAGGCCTGCCGCGGACTGGATCACCGTCCTGAAGCAGGCGCAGGTGCCGGCCGCCCTGGGACAGACGGCCGAGGAACTGATTCATGACCGGCACTGCGAGGAAAATGACCTCTTCGATGAACAGGAATACACAGAAATTGGACTGGTGCGGCAGCCGGGCGTCGGGCCGCAATTCTCTGACATGTCCGGAATCATCAGGCGGCCTGCCCCCCGGCTAGGTCAGCATACTGAAGAGGTGCTGACTGAACTGGGCTATACCGAAAGACAGATTGCAGAGTTTAAGGACAACAAGATCGTCTTCACCTGGGAGCAGGATTGA
- a CDS encoding CoA transferase: protein MEQALSGFRVLDVGHYIPGPYAAMLLAEQGAEVIKVERPSGDPCRNEPGFMVLNRSKKGVALDLKKEEGQRVALELAEQADVIIENFRPGVAERLGIGSETVRRLNPRIIYCSISGFGCKGPYRDLPGWDPIVASIAGIYVEQGGREDSLPTYLVLPLPSYYTAFMAAFSITTALLAREMTGQGQKVEISLLGSTMAAASGMLVDFKDKIRIPFSDPQGLMPLYKLYQGSDGQWLFLALGNFTFFTKFALAMGHDEWLVDPLFEGAPFLILPPRNEEVISMFKEIFSARTRDEWLEFLKAEDIPCAPTLPVEEFLNDPQVLANEMVVEVEEPGLGMVRQMGVPAKLGLTPGRVKSRSPKHGEHTEVVLAKLLGYSAQEIAGLRDRKVI, encoded by the coding sequence ATGGAGCAAGCGCTGTCTGGTTTCAGAGTACTTGATGTTGGTCACTACATCCCCGGCCCTTACGCCGCCATGCTTTTAGCCGAGCAGGGCGCTGAGGTCATTAAAGTGGAGCGGCCTTCGGGTGACCCCTGTCGCAATGAGCCTGGTTTCATGGTCTTAAACCGCAGCAAGAAGGGCGTGGCGTTGGACCTGAAAAAAGAAGAAGGCCAGCGCGTGGCCCTGGAACTGGCCGAACAGGCTGACGTGATCATTGAGAACTTCCGCCCCGGTGTAGCCGAGAGGCTGGGTATCGGCTCTGAAACGGTGCGGCGTCTGAACCCCCGGATAATCTACTGTTCCATTTCCGGATTTGGCTGCAAAGGGCCGTACCGTGACCTGCCAGGCTGGGACCCCATCGTAGCGTCTATCGCTGGAATTTATGTGGAGCAAGGGGGAAGAGAGGATAGTCTCCCGACCTACCTGGTACTGCCTCTGCCCAGTTACTACACCGCCTTCATGGCGGCCTTCAGCATCACGACCGCCCTGCTGGCGCGTGAAATGACCGGCCAGGGGCAGAAGGTTGAAATCTCCCTGCTGGGTTCGACCATGGCCGCGGCCAGCGGCATGCTCGTGGACTTTAAAGACAAGATCAGAATCCCATTCTCAGACCCGCAGGGGCTAATGCCGCTCTACAAGCTTTACCAAGGTAGTGACGGCCAGTGGCTCTTCCTGGCCCTCGGAAACTTCACCTTTTTCACCAAGTTCGCCCTGGCCATGGGACATGACGAATGGCTGGTTGACCCTCTCTTTGAGGGCGCGCCTTTCCTGATTCTGCCGCCCAGAAACGAAGAGGTTATCTCCATGTTTAAAGAAATCTTCTCGGCCAGAACCAGGGACGAATGGCTTGAGTTCCTGAAGGCAGAGGATATCCCCTGCGCCCCGACCCTGCCCGTGGAAGAGTTCCTCAATGACCCCCAGGTGCTGGCCAACGAGATGGTGGTGGAGGTGGAAGAGCCTGGCCTGGGTATGGTGCGCCAAATGGGAGTCCCGGCCAAGTTGGGGCTGACGCCCGGCCGGGTAAAAAGCCGTTCCCCGAAGCACGGTGAGCACACCGAGGTGGTCCTGGCTAAGCTTCTGGGTTACTCCGCTCAGGAGATCGCCGGGCTTAGGGATCGAAAAGTCATATAA